A genome region from Grus americana isolate bGruAme1 unplaced genomic scaffold, bGruAme1.mat scaffold_701, whole genome shotgun sequence includes the following:
- the LOC129200962 gene encoding A-kinase anchor protein 1, mitochondrial-like gives MPSYFRKIIPYAIPGALALLGCWWIYSHRKKQASSSDKQESVAAEEEQQQEAPEEDSPPKEEAGVPMREAVFEEEEHPENETSTSLPSAESTTPSLPCQTHERPDLSEDHPDLSVTTLQPSTVAEDTAKPEATGPPDESSGPACVSLPLTSECQGSAAVSLVEDSSSGANPDQCAAGLAVKGMAFVDNDCATRKAVTHQHAHPEGGSCKSDFTIWEIEVPKALVGRLIGRKGRFMNYLKEASGAKVYVTTLPYFRDSQVCHIEGSAQQVEKVLSLIGQKFTKLCLTNIYALPPPTPLTLHSLLMTAWLFLPDGVPVEVVVANQVDAGHMFLQQYTHPTFHALRSLDQQMSACYSQPAIPTLPTPVEVGIICAAPGLGGAWLRAQVISYFEETGEVELRYVDYGGYDKVKVDTLRQIRSDFLSLPFQGAEVLLDNVVPLPGQDHFSSEADTAVVEMTEGAVLVAQVTNYDNATGLPLIQLWNLVGDEAVSVNRALVERGLAQWLVY, from the exons ATGCCTTCATACTTCCGCAAAATCATCCCATACGCCATACCCGGCGCGCTGGCACTTCTTGGCTGCTGGTGGATctattcccacagaaaaaagcaggcaaGCTCTTCTGACAAACAAGAAAGCGtagctgctgaagaagagcagcagcaagaagcgCCAGAGGAGGATTCACCACCAAAGGAAGAAGCGGGCGTTCCCATGAGAGAGGCAGTCTTTGAGGAAGAGGAACACCCCGAGAATGAAACCTCGACCTCCCTGCCATCAGCAGAGTCGACGACACCCTCTCTTCCCTGTCAAACTCATGAGAGGCCAGATCTCTCAGAGGACCATCCAGACCTGTCCGTGAccacactgcagcccagcaccgTTGCAGAGGACACTGCAAAGCCGGAAGCAACAGGACCTCCGGATGAAAGCAGTGGCCCTGCTTGTGTTTCTCTCCCCCTGACCTCGGAGTGTCAGGGCAGTGCTGCGGTGAGCCTGGTAGAGGATTCAAGCTCTGGTGCCAACCCAGATCAGTGTGCAGCAG GTTTGGCTGTCAAAGGCATGGCTTTTGTGGACAATGACTGTGCCACGAGGAAGGCAGTGACACACCAGCACGCTCATCCAGAAGGAGGCTCCTGCAAGTCCGACTTCACTATCTGGGAAATAGAGGTCCCAAAG GCTTTAGTTGGCCGCTTGAtcggcagaaaaggaagatttatgaACTACCTGAAGGAAGCGTCTGGTGCCAAAGTTTACGTCACAACACTCCCTTATTTCCGTGACTCCCAAGTCTGTCACATCGAAG GCTCTGCACAACAAGTAGAAAAAGTACTGAGCCTGATTGGCCAGAAGTTCACAAAGCTGTGTCTCACCAACATCTACGCTCTACCTCCACCAACACCGTTGACACTTCATTCGCTCCTTATGACTGCCTGG CTCTTCCTCCCAGATGGAGTTCCTGTAGAAGTGGTCGTGGCAAACCAAGTCGATGCTGGACACATGTTTCTACAGCAGTATACACACCCCACTTTCCACGCCCTGCGTAGCCTTGACCAGCAGATGTCCGCCTGCTACTCTCAACCTGCAATTCCAACCCTGCCAACTCCAGTAGAAG ttggTATTATCTGCGCGGCTCCAGGCCTGGGTGGGGCATGGTTACGGGCTCAAGTCATCAGCTACTTCGAAGAGACCGGTGAAGTGGAGCTCAGATACGTGGACTACGGAGGATACGACAAAGTGAAGGTCGACACGCTCAGACAAATCAG gtCTGATTTCTTATCACTGCCTTTCCAAGGAGCGGAAGTTTTACTGGACAACGTGGTACCGCTTCCAG GCCAGGATCACTTTTCCTCCGAGGCTGACACCGCTGTTGTTGAGATGACCGAAGGCGCAGTCCTAGTGGCGCAG gtCACAAATTATGACAACGCAACAGGTCTGCCGCTGATCCAGCTGTGGAACTTGGTGGGAGACGAG GCGGTGTCAGTGAACAGAGCTCTGGTGGAAAGAGGACTGGCTCAGTGGCTTGTCTACTAG